From the Nitrobacter hamburgensis X14 genome, one window contains:
- the ybaK gene encoding Cys-tRNA(Pro) deacylase translates to MSKTTRATQALTKLGVAFTLHSYDYDPDADSIGLQAAQALGAEPGRVLKTLMAEVDGKPVCVIVPSDCEVSMKKLAAAFDGKAARMMRPADAERLTGYHVGGISPFGQKKRVPIAIEAAALGETKVFVNGGQRGLQIQLDPNDARAALKAIAGPLVA, encoded by the coding sequence ATGTCAAAAACCACGCGCGCGACCCAGGCGCTGACGAAGCTCGGCGTAGCCTTCACGCTGCACAGCTACGATTACGATCCGGACGCCGACAGCATCGGCCTGCAGGCGGCGCAGGCGCTGGGCGCCGAACCAGGCCGTGTGCTGAAAACGCTGATGGCCGAGGTCGACGGCAAGCCGGTCTGCGTCATCGTCCCTTCGGACTGCGAAGTCAGCATGAAGAAACTCGCGGCTGCATTCGATGGCAAGGCGGCACGGATGATGCGTCCGGCCGACGCCGAACGGCTCACCGGCTACCACGTCGGCGGCATCAGTCCGTTCGGGCAGAAGAAGCGCGTACCGATCGCGATCGAGGCGGCGGCGCTCGGCGAGACAAAAGTCTTCGTCAACGGCGGACAGCGCGGCCTGCAGATCCAGCTCGACCCCAACGACGCCCGCGCGGCGCTGAAGGCCATCGCGGGGCCGCTTGTGGCCTGA
- a CDS encoding DUF2273 domain-containing protein, translating to MDKSAPQNDPEPDGHRGRTLAGLVIAAILLVVGLWLARELRSASQIQDCVMSGRSNCQPIDVPAR from the coding sequence ATGGATAAGTCCGCGCCGCAAAACGATCCCGAGCCGGATGGACACCGCGGGCGCACGCTGGCCGGGCTGGTCATCGCGGCCATCCTGCTGGTGGTCGGCCTCTGGCTCGCGCGCGAGCTGAGGTCTGCGAGCCAAATCCAGGACTGCGTGATGTCGGGCCGATCCAATTGCCAACCGATCGACGTGCCCGCGCGATAA
- a CDS encoding S10 family peptidase: protein MPGPLFRHACVGAMLLAMLLASAAHAEDAAPGAPSHQVEAKQPGPKGSGDSAHDGSVATATDHRRLPPDSTTRHKLVLPDRTLAFTATAGAIRIFDDKGEPQADIATTAYQLDGADPRSRPVTFVFNGGPGASSAWLQFGSNGPWRIAMDRAIAGSPTPPALEPNAETWLDFTDLVFIDPLGTGYSRMVASGDEARKRFFTVDGDVASIALVIRRWLEKADRMQSPKFITGESYGGIRGPKIVRNLQTRQGVAVNGLILISPALDFGDVLGTGLTRFVASLPSMAAVAREKEKGGPLTRADMADVEAYARGEFLSDLVKGQADAEATRRLADRFAALTGIDQAKSRRLAGRFDISEFRRAFDRRDGKVTGRYDASVLGFDPYPDTSASDFNDPSEEPLLTALTSAAFELYAHKLNWRPQGSYELLSRTVNREWDFGKHRNSVQSVSDIRELLAADPKFKLLVAHGLFDLATPYFASKIRLDQLPTFGSRDRVKLVVYSGGHMFYSRDDSRQALRDEVRALMR from the coding sequence ATGCCCGGTCCACTGTTCCGCCACGCCTGCGTCGGAGCGATGCTGCTGGCGATGCTGCTTGCCTCCGCCGCCCACGCCGAGGACGCCGCGCCCGGCGCGCCATCGCATCAGGTAGAGGCGAAGCAGCCCGGTCCGAAGGGCAGCGGCGACAGCGCGCACGACGGTTCTGTCGCAACCGCGACCGACCATCGCCGTCTGCCGCCGGACTCCACCACTAGGCATAAGCTGGTGCTGCCAGACCGCACGCTGGCCTTCACCGCAACCGCGGGCGCGATTCGAATTTTCGACGACAAGGGCGAACCGCAGGCGGACATCGCCACCACGGCCTATCAGCTCGACGGCGCCGATCCCCGCAGCCGCCCGGTGACCTTCGTGTTCAACGGCGGTCCCGGCGCGTCCTCGGCGTGGCTGCAATTCGGCAGCAACGGCCCATGGCGCATCGCCATGGACCGCGCGATCGCCGGTTCCCCTACCCCGCCGGCGCTGGAACCGAACGCGGAAACCTGGCTCGACTTCACCGATCTCGTCTTCATCGATCCGCTCGGCACCGGCTACAGCCGCATGGTGGCGAGCGGCGACGAGGCGCGGAAACGCTTCTTCACGGTCGACGGCGATGTGGCTTCGATCGCGCTGGTAATCCGGCGCTGGCTGGAGAAGGCCGATCGGATGCAGTCGCCGAAATTCATCACCGGCGAAAGCTATGGCGGCATCCGCGGGCCGAAGATCGTCCGCAACCTGCAGACTCGGCAAGGCGTCGCCGTCAACGGACTGATTCTGATCTCGCCGGCGCTGGACTTCGGCGACGTGCTGGGCACCGGGCTGACCCGGTTCGTGGCGAGCCTTCCGAGCATGGCGGCGGTCGCACGGGAGAAGGAAAAGGGCGGACCACTGACCCGCGCCGACATGGCCGACGTCGAAGCCTACGCACGGGGCGAGTTCCTGAGCGACCTCGTCAAGGGGCAGGCCGATGCGGAGGCAACGCGGCGGCTTGCCGACCGCTTCGCGGCGTTGACAGGAATCGACCAGGCGAAGAGCCGCCGCCTCGCGGGGCGATTCGACATCAGCGAATTTCGCCGCGCCTTCGACCGCCGCGACGGCAAGGTAACCGGACGTTACGACGCGTCGGTGCTCGGGTTCGATCCCTACCCGGACACAAGTGCCAGCGACTTCAACGATCCTTCGGAGGAGCCACTGCTGACCGCACTGACATCGGCGGCGTTCGAACTTTATGCGCACAAGCTGAACTGGCGGCCGCAAGGTTCCTATGAACTGCTCAGCCGCACCGTCAACCGGGAATGGGATTTCGGCAAACACCGGAATTCCGTCCAGTCGGTATCCGACATTCGCGAGCTGCTCGCTGCGGACCCCAAGTTCAAGCTGCTGGTCGCGCACGGATTATTCGACCTGGCGACGCCGTATTTCGCCAGCAAGATCCGCCTCGATCAACTGCCGACCTTCGGCTCGCGCGACCGCGTCAAGCTCGTGGTCTATTCCGGCGGCCACATGTTCTATTCGCGCGACGACTCGCGTCAGGCACTACGCGACGAGGTTCGCGCGCTGATGAGGTGA
- a CDS encoding adenylosuccinate synthase yields the protein MTNVVVVGAQWGDEGKGKIVDWLSEQADIVVRFQGGHNAGHTLVIDGNTYKLALLPSGVVRSSKLSIIGNGVVFDPQAFVDEVAKLKGQGVKIGPDNLRVAENVTLILPLHRELDSLRENASAATAIGTTQRGIGPAYEDKVGRRAIRLMDLADPQTLPHKVERLLTHHNALRRGHGIAEVDSGALLKDLAAIAPRVLPYADSVWNLLDHKRREGKRILFEGAQGALLDVDHGTYPYVTSSNTVAAQAATGTGMGPSALGYVLGICKSYTTRVGQGPFPTELKDEIGELIGQRGKEFGVNTGRKRRCGWFDAMLVRQTVRTSGIHGLALTKLDILDGFDTIEVCTGYRLDGKEIDHLPAGEGAQARVEPIYETIEGWKQPTANARSWADLPAQAIKYVRRIEELVGCPVALLSTSPEREDTILVQNPFEA from the coding sequence ATGACCAACGTTGTCGTCGTCGGTGCCCAATGGGGTGACGAGGGAAAGGGCAAGATCGTCGACTGGTTGTCGGAGCAGGCGGATATCGTCGTCCGCTTCCAGGGCGGCCACAATGCCGGTCATACGCTCGTCATCGACGGCAACACCTACAAGCTGGCGCTGCTGCCCTCGGGCGTGGTGCGCTCGTCGAAGCTGTCGATCATCGGCAACGGCGTGGTGTTCGATCCGCAGGCCTTCGTCGACGAGGTCGCGAAGCTGAAAGGGCAGGGCGTCAAAATCGGCCCCGACAACCTGCGCGTCGCCGAGAACGTCACGCTGATCCTGCCGCTGCATCGCGAACTGGACTCACTACGTGAGAACGCCAGCGCGGCGACGGCGATCGGCACCACCCAGCGCGGCATCGGCCCGGCCTATGAGGACAAGGTCGGCCGCCGCGCCATCCGCCTGATGGACCTCGCCGACCCGCAGACCCTGCCGCACAAGGTCGAGCGGCTGCTTACCCATCACAACGCGCTGCGTCGCGGCCACGGCATCGCGGAAGTGGATAGCGGTGCGTTGCTGAAGGATCTCGCCGCAATTGCGCCGCGGGTGCTGCCCTATGCTGACAGCGTGTGGAATCTGCTCGATCACAAGCGCCGCGAAGGCAAGCGTATCCTGTTCGAAGGCGCGCAAGGCGCGTTGCTGGATGTCGATCACGGCACCTACCCGTATGTCACCTCCTCCAACACGGTCGCCGCCCAGGCCGCCACCGGCACCGGCATGGGGCCGAGTGCGCTCGGCTACGTGCTCGGCATTTGCAAGTCCTACACCACGCGCGTCGGCCAGGGACCGTTTCCGACCGAACTGAAGGACGAGATCGGCGAACTGATCGGTCAGCGCGGCAAGGAATTCGGCGTCAACACCGGGCGCAAGCGGCGCTGTGGCTGGTTCGACGCCATGCTGGTGCGGCAGACTGTCCGTACCAGCGGCATCCACGGTCTGGCGCTGACAAAGCTCGATATCCTCGACGGCTTCGACACCATCGAGGTCTGTACCGGCTACAGGCTCGACGGCAAGGAGATCGACCATCTGCCGGCCGGAGAGGGGGCTCAGGCTCGCGTCGAGCCGATCTATGAGACCATCGAGGGCTGGAAGCAGCCGACCGCCAACGCCCGCTCATGGGCCGACCTGCCGGCCCAGGCCATCAAATACGTCCGCCGGATCGAGGAACTGGTGGGGTGTCCGGTGGCTCTGCTCTCCACCAGCCCCGAACGCGAGGACACCATCCTGGTGCAGAACCCGTTTGAGGCTTGA
- a CDS encoding DUF4112 domain-containing protein, translating to MKSMPDDDLFSRNTARSRGSSARAKIIDQDGREIDPGPLGADGFDASAFGAFQHGPSASGFDFSAAFQPLTREQRLARLEAIAKLLDVAFVVPGTKIRYGIDGLIGLVPVIGDILTTAISLWLVREARALGAPWHITARMLGNVAVDGVVGLVPVAGDAFDVMFRANIRNMRMLRRWLDRQPR from the coding sequence ATGAAATCCATGCCCGACGACGACCTGTTTTCGCGCAACACCGCCCGGTCCCGGGGATCGTCGGCGCGCGCAAAGATCATCGATCAGGACGGTCGTGAAATTGATCCGGGTCCGCTGGGCGCCGATGGCTTTGACGCGAGCGCATTCGGAGCGTTTCAGCACGGCCCGTCCGCGTCCGGCTTCGATTTCAGCGCGGCGTTTCAGCCGCTCACCCGCGAGCAGCGGCTGGCGCGGCTGGAGGCGATCGCGAAGCTGCTCGATGTCGCCTTCGTCGTGCCGGGAACGAAGATCCGTTACGGCATCGACGGTCTGATCGGACTGGTGCCGGTGATCGGCGATATCCTCACCACCGCGATCTCGCTGTGGCTTGTGCGTGAAGCGCGGGCGCTCGGCGCACCCTGGCATATCACTGCGCGAATGCTCGGCAACGTCGCGGTTGACGGGGTGGTCGGATTGGTGCCGGTGGCCGGCGATGCCTTCGACGTGATGTTCCGTGCCAACATCCGCAATATGCGGATGCTGAGACGATGGCTTGACCGGCAGCCGCGTTAG
- the msrB gene encoding peptide-methionine (R)-S-oxide reductase MsrB, whose protein sequence is MPDSKTMPPKITKSDSEWRKELTPMQYAVLREKATERPFSGEYEHERRKGTYVCAGCGQTLFESDAKFDSGCGWPSFTAPAADSQVDEERDVSLGMIRTEVLCSKCDGHLGHVFDDGPGPTGLRYCINSAALKLEPK, encoded by the coding sequence ATGCCAGACAGCAAAACGATGCCGCCCAAAATCACGAAGAGCGACAGCGAATGGCGCAAGGAGCTGACGCCGATGCAATACGCCGTTCTGCGCGAGAAGGCGACCGAGCGGCCGTTTTCCGGCGAATACGAACACGAACGCCGCAAGGGCACCTATGTCTGTGCCGGCTGCGGACAGACGCTGTTCGAATCCGACGCCAAGTTCGATTCGGGTTGCGGCTGGCCAAGCTTTACCGCGCCCGCGGCGGACAGTCAGGTTGATGAAGAACGCGACGTCAGCCTCGGCATGATTCGCACCGAGGTCCTGTGTTCGAAGTGCGACGGCCATCTCGGCCATGTCTTCGACGACGGACCCGGCCCGACCGGTCTGCGTTACTGTATTAATTCAGCGGCCTTGAAACTCGAGCCCAAATAA
- the msrA gene encoding peptide-methionine (S)-S-oxide reductase MsrA: MTRNPFGRNALVAAAVAGTVALSWLLTGASRAAGDAVIIPPPALDAKAADGIQTAVVAGGCFWGVQGVFQHTAGVANAVSGYAGGAKETAKYETVSTGTTGHAESVEIKFDPKQISYGKILQIFFSVVHDPTQLNRQGPDTGTQYRSEVFTLNGEQKKVADTYIAQLDAARVYNKPIVTKVGTLQGFFPAEAYHQDYLTRHPNQPYIAYYDLPKIRNLKTIFADNYIEKPTLVSSVKTTD, from the coding sequence ATGACCCGTAACCCGTTCGGTCGTAATGCCCTCGTCGCCGCTGCTGTCGCCGGCACAGTTGCACTGTCGTGGCTTCTCACCGGAGCTTCGCGCGCCGCGGGAGACGCCGTGATCATTCCGCCGCCGGCCCTGGATGCGAAGGCTGCCGACGGCATCCAGACCGCGGTCGTCGCCGGCGGCTGCTTCTGGGGCGTGCAGGGCGTGTTCCAGCATACCGCCGGCGTGGCCAACGCAGTCTCGGGTTATGCGGGCGGCGCGAAGGAGACCGCGAAATACGAGACGGTGAGCACCGGCACCACGGGACACGCGGAGTCGGTCGAGATCAAGTTCGACCCGAAGCAGATCAGCTATGGAAAAATCCTGCAGATATTCTTCTCGGTGGTGCACGATCCGACCCAGCTCAATCGCCAGGGACCGGACACCGGGACCCAGTATCGCTCGGAGGTTTTTACGCTCAACGGCGAGCAGAAAAAGGTCGCCGATACCTATATCGCCCAGCTCGATGCCGCCAGGGTCTATAACAAGCCGATCGTGACCAAGGTTGGAACGCTGCAGGGATTTTTCCCGGCCGAAGCCTATCATCAGGACTATCTGACGCGGCACCCCAACCAGCCCTATATTGCGTATTATGACCTTCCGAAGATCCGGAACTTGAAGACAATTTTTGCGGACAACTATATCGAGAAGCCGACGCTGGTCAGCAGCGTCAAGACGACCGACTGA
- the galU gene encoding UTP--glucose-1-phosphate uridylyltransferase GalU: protein MKIRKAVFPVAGLGTRVLPATKAMPKEMLTIVDRPLIQYVVDEAREAGIEHFVFVTGRNKSTIEDHFDRQFELDETLKARGKKAEMDVLAQFQPEAGAMSFTRQQAPLGLGHAVWCARDIVGEEPFAVVLPDELVLNTPGCLKQMMRAAEELGPKSNIVAVEAVPDDMTHNYGICGVGKRNGNIFEIDGMVEKPPKGTAPSNLSITGRYILQPEIFKILETQERGAGGEIQLTDAMIILSKSQAFHGLEFAGERHDCGSRAGFLRANIAFGMARADLRDGLRAEMQKYLKA, encoded by the coding sequence ATGAAAATCCGCAAAGCCGTTTTCCCCGTCGCCGGCCTCGGCACCCGCGTCCTTCCCGCCACCAAGGCTATGCCGAAGGAAATGCTCACGATCGTCGATCGGCCGCTGATCCAGTACGTGGTCGACGAAGCCAGGGAAGCCGGCATCGAGCATTTCGTTTTCGTCACCGGCCGCAACAAGAGCACGATCGAGGATCACTTTGATCGCCAGTTCGAACTGGACGAAACGCTGAAGGCGCGCGGCAAGAAGGCCGAGATGGACGTGCTGGCGCAATTCCAGCCTGAGGCGGGCGCCATGAGTTTTACCCGGCAACAGGCGCCGCTCGGGCTCGGCCACGCGGTGTGGTGCGCCCGCGATATCGTCGGCGAGGAGCCTTTCGCGGTGGTGCTCCCCGACGAACTGGTGCTGAACACACCAGGCTGCCTCAAGCAGATGATGCGGGCGGCGGAGGAACTCGGGCCGAAATCCAACATCGTCGCCGTCGAAGCCGTGCCCGACGATATGACCCACAATTACGGCATCTGCGGCGTCGGCAAGCGCAACGGCAATATCTTCGAGATCGACGGCATGGTGGAGAAGCCGCCCAAGGGCACGGCACCCTCCAATCTCTCCATCACCGGGCGCTACATCCTGCAGCCCGAAATATTCAAGATTCTGGAAACCCAGGAACGTGGCGCCGGCGGCGAGATCCAGCTCACCGACGCCATGATCATCCTGTCGAAATCGCAAGCCTTCCACGGTCTCGAATTCGCGGGCGAGCGTCACGACTGCGGCTCGCGCGCGGGTTTCCTGCGCGCCAACATCGCATTCGGGATGGCGCGCGCCGATCTGCGCGACGGCTTGCGCGCGGAAATGCAAAAATATCTCAAGGCGTAA
- a CDS encoding lytic murein transglycosylase, translated as MVATVVQMRMRGTGMAAAVVVLAALVLPGETRAQTSNGDPIQGFLDNLFTGSLAKGAQSASAAPHGGSAALQPAPAPRPASSASSSWSGEDGASGHPLMMASAIRQAAANFPNCVAAMWPDAARRHVTRQNFERFTAGLSPDLRIMDLMDSQPEFTKAIWDYLDILVNDARLARGREILATYKPQFDAAERAYGVDRYAIAAIWGIESNYSTRMGDRSVLQSTATLACVGRRQKYFRDEFLAALEILNRGDLRPEQMRGSWAGAFGPTQFMPTAFKRFAVDGDGDGRRDVVDDPADLIASTANNLRKDGWQTGKTWGYEVVVPQNFDYMLADRAKAMTLAQWEHLGIRRAGNKTFPHPADRAYLLAPAGADGPGFLMLQNFRVFMKYNPAEAYALAIGHFADRLRGGAPFVQSWPRQERVLSRGERLELQQLLARQGFYRGTPDGQIGSLTRKALRGFQASSGAPADGFASSDVLERLRRR; from the coding sequence ATGGTTGCGACGGTGGTGCAGATGCGGATGCGCGGAACAGGAATGGCGGCGGCAGTCGTGGTACTTGCGGCGCTCGTGCTGCCGGGCGAGACGCGCGCGCAGACATCGAACGGCGACCCCATTCAGGGCTTTCTCGATAATCTCTTCACCGGTTCGCTCGCAAAAGGCGCACAGAGCGCATCGGCGGCCCCGCACGGCGGATCGGCGGCGCTTCAGCCTGCTCCGGCGCCCCGGCCCGCGAGTTCGGCGTCGTCGTCCTGGAGCGGCGAGGATGGCGCATCGGGTCATCCGCTGATGATGGCGAGCGCGATTCGTCAGGCCGCGGCAAATTTCCCGAACTGTGTTGCGGCGATGTGGCCCGACGCGGCACGCCGTCACGTGACGCGCCAGAATTTCGAGCGCTTCACCGCGGGACTGTCGCCCGATCTGCGCATCATGGACCTGATGGACTCGCAGCCAGAGTTCACCAAGGCGATCTGGGATTATCTCGATATTCTGGTCAACGATGCGCGGCTCGCGCGCGGCCGCGAAATCCTCGCGACCTACAAGCCGCAATTCGACGCGGCCGAGAGGGCTTATGGCGTCGATCGTTATGCGATCGCGGCGATCTGGGGCATCGAGTCGAACTATTCGACCCGGATGGGCGATCGCAGCGTGCTGCAATCCACCGCGACGCTGGCCTGCGTCGGCCGCCGCCAGAAGTATTTCCGCGACGAGTTCCTGGCGGCGCTTGAAATTCTCAATCGTGGCGACCTGCGACCGGAGCAGATGCGCGGCTCGTGGGCGGGCGCGTTCGGCCCCACGCAATTCATGCCGACGGCGTTCAAGCGCTTCGCGGTCGATGGCGACGGCGACGGCCGCCGCGACGTGGTCGATGATCCCGCCGATCTGATCGCTTCCACCGCGAACAATCTCAGAAAGGATGGTTGGCAGACCGGCAAGACCTGGGGTTACGAGGTCGTGGTGCCCCAAAACTTCGACTACATGCTGGCGGACCGCGCCAAGGCGATGACGCTCGCGCAGTGGGAGCATCTCGGCATCCGGCGCGCGGGCAACAAGACCTTCCCGCATCCCGCCGACCGCGCCTATCTGCTTGCGCCCGCCGGCGCCGACGGGCCGGGCTTCCTGATGTTGCAGAATTTTCGGGTGTTCATGAAATACAACCCGGCGGAGGCTTATGCGCTGGCGATCGGCCACTTCGCCGACCGGTTGCGCGGCGGGGCGCCGTTCGTCCAGTCCTGGCCACGGCAGGAACGAGTGCTGTCCCGGGGCGAACGGCTGGAATTGCAGCAGCTTCTGGCCCGGCAAGGTTTCTATCGCGGAACCCCCGACGGCCAGATCGGCAGCCTGACCCGGAAGGCGCTGCGCGGCTTTCAGGCTTCGAGCGGGGCGCCTGCCGACGGATTTGCGTCGTCCGACGTGCTGGAACGGCTGCGGCGGCGGTAA
- a CDS encoding SGNH/GDSL hydrolase family protein — protein MPGPKSLLRRLTERGLLIVLAVVVATLVAAPASAQFFDFGFQQQRPAHRGGGGGWFGSDNPFFAPFQQPPPRQQQHQQQQQRPAENYSHAPPPEKRDTVPERNVLVLGDAMADWLAYGLEDALNETPDMGVIRKHKTVSGLIRYQPKGEPADWEAAAKAILATEKPDAIVIMLGLHDRMSIREAPEKDKSGKAEDKKKAGADKNDKTDAAAAAKLDDKPADSELPPDEADGDQLTTAKEKSARSPSGVAEFRSDRWTELYSRKIDEMIAVLKSKGVPVFWVGLPAVRGTKSTSDMLYLDSLYRDAADKAGITYVDIWDGFVDEAGRYIQQGPDFEGQTRRLRSYDGVYFTKAGAHKLAHYVEREITRVLAARSGPIALPTEPGTPDTDVKPGQPAPRPLAGPILPLVASSVGTDQLLGGPGSRPAAVDALAARTLVKGEPLAAPAGRADDFVWPRREVGLEPAKADAPVATTAPNDATPAAAPPPKKPHPAHSAEQARSEGSSGFRTPPPPQQAPKPRAVSRPPANSGPAGFFSDLFSR, from the coding sequence ATGCCCGGACCGAAATCGCTGCTTCGCCGACTGACCGAACGTGGGTTATTGATCGTGCTGGCCGTCGTCGTTGCGACGCTGGTCGCCGCGCCCGCGTCGGCGCAGTTCTTCGATTTCGGATTCCAGCAGCAGCGTCCGGCGCATCGCGGCGGAGGCGGCGGCTGGTTCGGCTCCGACAATCCGTTCTTCGCACCCTTTCAACAACCGCCGCCGAGGCAGCAGCAGCACCAGCAACAACAGCAGCGGCCGGCCGAGAATTATTCGCACGCACCGCCGCCTGAAAAACGCGACACCGTGCCCGAGCGCAATGTGCTGGTGCTCGGCGACGCCATGGCCGACTGGCTCGCTTACGGCCTTGAGGATGCCCTCAATGAGACGCCCGACATGGGCGTGATCCGCAAGCACAAGACCGTCTCCGGCCTCATTCGCTATCAGCCCAAGGGTGAACCTGCCGATTGGGAGGCCGCGGCAAAAGCCATTCTCGCGACCGAAAAACCGGATGCCATCGTGATCATGCTCGGCCTGCACGACCGCATGTCGATTCGCGAAGCGCCGGAGAAGGACAAGAGCGGCAAGGCGGAGGACAAGAAGAAGGCCGGCGCGGACAAGAACGACAAAACGGATGCCGCCGCCGCCGCCAAGCTCGACGACAAGCCGGCGGATTCCGAACTGCCGCCCGACGAGGCCGACGGCGATCAACTCACGACCGCCAAGGAGAAAAGCGCGCGCTCGCCCAGCGGAGTCGCCGAATTTCGCAGCGATCGCTGGACCGAACTCTACAGCAGGAAGATCGACGAGATGATCGCGGTCCTCAAGTCGAAGGGCGTACCGGTGTTCTGGGTCGGCCTGCCTGCCGTGCGCGGTACGAAATCGACATCCGACATGCTGTACCTCGACTCGCTCTATCGCGACGCCGCGGATAAAGCGGGCATCACTTATGTCGATATCTGGGACGGATTCGTCGATGAGGCCGGCCGCTACATCCAGCAGGGACCGGACTTCGAAGGCCAGACCCGCCGGCTGCGGTCCTACGATGGCGTGTACTTCACCAAGGCCGGCGCGCACAAGCTCGCGCATTATGTCGAGCGCGAGATCACGCGCGTGCTGGCGGCACGGTCCGGCCCGATCGCACTCCCCACCGAGCCCGGCACGCCCGATACCGATGTCAAACCGGGACAACCGGCGCCGCGCCCGCTCGCGGGACCGATCCTACCCTTGGTGGCGTCCTCGGTCGGAACCGACCAGTTGCTCGGTGGCCCCGGCAGCCGTCCGGCAGCCGTCGATGCGCTGGCCGCGCGAACGCTGGTGAAGGGCGAACCCCTGGCCGCGCCGGCCGGGCGTGCCGACGATTTCGTCTGGCCGCGCCGTGAGGTTGGCCTCGAACCGGCCAAGGCCGACGCACCGGTGGCGACGACTGCGCCGAACGACGCCACTCCGGCTGCGGCGCCCCCGCCGAAGAAGCCGCACCCGGCTCATTCCGCCGAGCAGGCCCGGTCGGAAGGATCATCGGGATTCCGCACTCCGCCGCCTCCCCAGCAGGCGCCGAAGCCGCGCGCCGTATCGCGCCCGCCCGCCAATTCCGGACCGGCCGGATTTTTCTCGGACCTGTTCTCGCGATAG
- a CDS encoding IS5-like element ISNha7 family transposase, translated as MRGSDERSGSLFSYVDLEARIRSDHPLRTIRQIANAALNDLSRDFDKLYTAFGRPSIAPEKLLRAMLLQAFYGIRSERQLMERLEFDLLLRWFVGLGVDDPVWDHSTFSKNRDRLLEGEIAAKFLNALMGQHQVKRLLSSEHFSVDGTLIEAWASIKSFRRKDGGDQDSDGPGRNAERSFHNEKRCNETHQSTTDPEARLYKKGGGQPAKLCYIGHALMENRNGLAVLGGVSRATGTAERDQALALIDCHRGQSERRITLGADKAYDVTAFVEDLRRRSVTPHIAIDGHLSKTGKPRKTAIDQRTLRHAGYAVSQRCRKRIEEVFGWIKASAGLAKIKLRGRDRVNATFTLALAAYNLIRLPKLLAAAA; from the coding sequence ATGCGGGGAAGCGACGAACGGTCAGGCTCGCTGTTCAGCTATGTGGACTTGGAGGCTCGGATTCGCTCCGACCATCCGCTGCGAACGATCCGACAGATCGCGAACGCGGCGTTGAATGATCTGTCGAGGGACTTTGACAAGCTCTACACGGCGTTCGGCCGTCCCTCGATCGCACCGGAGAAGCTGCTTCGGGCAATGCTGCTGCAGGCATTCTACGGGATCCGCTCGGAACGGCAGTTGATGGAGCGGCTGGAGTTCGACCTGCTGTTGCGCTGGTTCGTGGGCTTGGGCGTGGACGACCCGGTGTGGGACCACTCGACCTTCTCGAAGAACCGCGACCGATTGCTTGAAGGTGAGATCGCCGCGAAGTTCTTGAACGCGCTGATGGGGCAGCACCAGGTCAAGCGGCTGTTATCAAGCGAGCATTTTTCGGTCGACGGCACGCTGATCGAGGCGTGGGCATCGATCAAGAGCTTCCGGCGCAAGGACGGCGGTGACCAGGACAGTGATGGACCGGGACGCAACGCCGAGCGCAGTTTCCACAACGAGAAGCGCTGCAACGAGACGCATCAGAGCACGACCGATCCCGAGGCACGGCTCTATAAGAAGGGCGGCGGCCAGCCGGCGAAGCTTTGCTACATCGGCCATGCCCTGATGGAGAACCGCAACGGACTGGCGGTGCTGGGTGGCGTGAGCCGGGCGACCGGAACGGCGGAGCGGGATCAGGCGTTGGCGCTGATCGACTGCCACCGCGGCCAAAGCGAGCGGCGGATCACGCTGGGCGCCGACAAGGCCTATGACGTCACCGCATTCGTCGAGGACTTAAGACGGCGTTCGGTCACGCCGCACATCGCCATCGACGGGCATTTGAGCAAGACCGGAAAGCCGCGCAAGACCGCGATCGACCAGAGGACTCTCCGTCATGCCGGATATGCCGTCAGCCAACGCTGTCGCAAGCGCATCGAGGAGGTGTTCGGCTGGATCAAGGCCTCCGCCGGACTTGCCAAGATCAAGCTGCGAGGCCGCGACCGCGTCAACGCCACCTTCACCCTGGCGCTGGCGGCCTACAACCTGATCCGCTTGCCCAAACTCCTGGCAGCCGCCGCGTGA